Proteins encoded together in one Thermomonospora curvata DSM 43183 window:
- a CDS encoding acyl-CoA dehydrogenase family protein codes for MIEWSDEDRMIQKAIRDWVDAELRPRVDELESGQLPPYDLIRNLFRTFGMDEMARSSFKARAEAERSGAERKSGGGGNPALSILPIIELCKVSPGLVTAMGVSLGLAAGTIMKRGTPEQRERWGLDLLTFDKVGAWAITEPGSGSDAFGGMQSTARKVGDEYILNGSKTFITNGPYADTIVFYCKLDDGRPPREREILTFVLDRGMPGLEQSKPLRKMGLHGSPTGELFLSDVRVGPDRLLAGGGSGKESAKQNFVTERAGLAAMALGVIEECLRLSVEYAKNRVLWGKPIGEYQLIQLKLAKMEVARLNVQNLVFRHIEMQRAGRTPTLAEASAMKLYAAQAAVEVTSEAVQLFGGNGYMSEYRVEQLARDAKSFQIYAGTDEIQITHIARDLLSR; via the coding sequence ATGATCGAGTGGTCGGATGAAGACCGGATGATCCAAAAGGCCATCCGCGATTGGGTCGACGCCGAGCTGCGACCCCGCGTCGATGAGCTGGAATCCGGGCAGCTGCCGCCCTATGACCTGATCCGCAACCTGTTCCGCACCTTCGGCATGGACGAGATGGCCCGCTCGTCCTTCAAGGCCCGCGCCGAGGCCGAGCGCTCCGGCGCCGAGCGCAAGAGCGGCGGGGGCGGCAACCCCGCCCTGTCGATCCTGCCGATCATCGAGCTGTGCAAGGTCTCCCCCGGGCTGGTCACCGCCATGGGCGTCAGCCTCGGCCTGGCCGCCGGCACCATCATGAAGCGCGGCACCCCCGAGCAGCGCGAACGCTGGGGACTGGACCTGCTGACCTTCGACAAGGTCGGCGCCTGGGCGATCACCGAGCCCGGCTCCGGCAGCGACGCCTTCGGCGGCATGCAGTCCACCGCCCGCAAGGTCGGCGACGAGTACATCCTCAACGGCAGCAAGACCTTCATCACCAACGGCCCCTACGCCGACACCATCGTCTTCTACTGCAAGCTCGACGACGGCCGGCCCCCGCGGGAGCGGGAGATCCTCACCTTCGTGCTGGACCGCGGCATGCCCGGCCTGGAGCAGAGCAAGCCGCTGCGCAAGATGGGCCTGCACGGCTCCCCCACCGGCGAGCTGTTCCTAAGCGACGTGCGGGTCGGCCCCGACCGGCTGCTGGCCGGCGGCGGCAGCGGCAAGGAGTCGGCCAAGCAGAACTTCGTCACCGAACGCGCCGGGCTGGCCGCCATGGCGCTGGGCGTCATCGAAGAATGCCTGCGCCTTTCGGTGGAGTACGCCAAGAACCGCGTGCTGTGGGGCAAGCCCATCGGCGAATACCAGCTCATCCAGCTCAAGCTGGCCAAGATGGAGGTCGCCCGCCTCAACGTGCAGAACCTGGTGTTCCGGCACATCGAGATGCAGCGGGCCGGCCGCACCCCCACCCTGGCGGAGGCCTCGGCGATGAAGCTGTACGCCGCCCAGGCCGCCGTCGAGGTCACCAGCGAGGCGGTGCAGCTGTTCGGCGGCAACGGCTACATGAGCGAATACCGCGTCGAGCAGCTGGCCCGCGACGCCAAGTCCTTCCAGATCTACGCCGGCACCGACGAGATCCAGATCACTCACATCGCCCGTGACCTGCTGTCCCGCTGA
- a CDS encoding DUF1707 and FHA domain-containing protein: MDGQAAYPVRVSDKERDRVLRVLGDRVAEGRISQDTFERRVERVLTARSRAELEQVVCDLPPERGVIDKITSLVSALSQITARIEAAWRAPRLPRLRLPAAGGRIVVGRAPGCHFMLTDLTVSRFHAELYRDEDGWMVADLGSMNGTRVNGWRLTGPTRLRPGDEIGFGNATFIVAAPDGR, translated from the coding sequence ATGGACGGTCAGGCCGCGTACCCGGTTCGGGTGTCCGACAAGGAACGCGACCGGGTGTTGCGGGTGCTCGGCGACCGGGTCGCCGAAGGGCGAATCTCGCAGGACACCTTCGAACGCCGCGTCGAGCGGGTGCTGACCGCCCGCAGCCGCGCCGAGCTGGAGCAGGTCGTCTGCGACCTGCCCCCCGAGCGCGGCGTGATCGACAAGATCACCTCGCTGGTCTCCGCGCTGTCGCAGATCACCGCGCGGATCGAGGCCGCCTGGCGGGCCCCCAGGCTGCCGCGGCTGCGCCTGCCGGCCGCCGGCGGCCGCATCGTCGTCGGCCGCGCCCCCGGCTGCCACTTCATGCTGACCGACCTGACCGTCTCCCGCTTCCACGCCGAGCTGTACCGCGACGAGGACGGCTGGATGGTGGCCGATCTGGGCTCGATGAACGGCACCCGGGTCAACGGCTGGCGGCTGACCGGCCCGACCCGGCTGCGTCCCGGCGATGAGATCGGTTTCGGCAACGCCACCTTCATCGTGGCGGCCCCCGACGGGCGGTGA
- the trhA gene encoding PAQR family membrane homeostasis protein TrhA, with protein sequence MITPNGGDDHRYPDGKGSEVIMRVPGKPAQAVKPKLRGWLHLGTFPLVLVAGMLLVALGPTPAARLCAAVYALTSAALFGVSATYHRGRWSPRVADWLRRFDHASIYLIIAGTYTPFAYLILEGATRAVVLSVVWGGAAAGVLFRVLWVRAPRWLYTALYLGLGWVAAFFVPQFLEGTGPLVAALVILGGVLYSVGGLVYGLRKPDPSPRWFGFHEVFHALTIAAYVLQYIAVSVVVYRTGAL encoded by the coding sequence ATGATCACCCCGAACGGAGGGGACGATCACCGCTACCCTGACGGAAAGGGCTCGGAGGTGATCATGCGCGTTCCCGGTAAGCCGGCCCAGGCGGTCAAGCCGAAGCTGCGCGGATGGCTGCACCTGGGCACCTTCCCGCTGGTGCTGGTGGCCGGGATGCTGCTGGTGGCGCTGGGCCCCACGCCCGCGGCCCGGTTGTGTGCGGCGGTGTACGCGCTGACCTCGGCGGCCCTGTTCGGGGTGTCGGCGACCTACCACCGCGGGCGCTGGTCGCCGCGGGTGGCCGACTGGCTGCGGCGCTTCGACCACGCCAGCATCTACCTGATCATCGCCGGGACCTACACCCCCTTCGCCTACCTGATCTTGGAGGGTGCGACCCGGGCGGTGGTGCTGTCGGTGGTGTGGGGCGGCGCCGCGGCCGGGGTGCTGTTCCGGGTGCTGTGGGTGAGGGCGCCCCGCTGGCTGTACACCGCCCTGTACCTCGGGCTGGGCTGGGTGGCGGCGTTCTTCGTGCCCCAGTTCTTGGAGGGCACCGGGCCGCTGGTGGCGGCGCTGGTGATCTTGGGTGGGGTGCTCTACAGCGTTGGTGGCCTGGTGTACGGGCTGCGCAAGCCCGACCCCTCACCGCGCTGGTTCGGGTTCCATGAGGTGTTCCACGCGCTGACGATCGCCGCCTACGTGCTGCAGTACATCGCCGTGTCGGTGGTGGTCTACCGCACCGGCGCCCTGTAG
- a CDS encoding LacI family DNA-binding transcriptional regulator: MSRAATIKDVARRAGVGVATVSRVLSGSGPVSEATRERVLRAARELEYRPSALGRGLKTRRTGSVGLVVGEITDPFCAELAAGVLACARTLGEHVLLEASHGDPGREAEIVDRLVEQRVDGVIATPAAEGDWWRSALRAGIAVVFVDRAPKELPQIPAVLADDAAGVRATVEYLAGLGHRRIGFLGTGDPAAPAEAGGVRETTFRTALAELGLQVEADLVVRARPGRDSALAAAAALLQRRPDMTAVLAAGHLLGEAVVLVARELDLRVPADLSIAMVDDVSWAELCDPPLTALARPARDMGYRACEVLRRDPARRERARPVVLPTELVIRGSCGPPSRTPAVRSARTR, encoded by the coding sequence GTGAGCCGCGCGGCGACGATCAAGGACGTGGCCCGCCGCGCCGGGGTCGGGGTGGCCACCGTCTCGCGGGTGCTGTCGGGCTCCGGGCCGGTCAGCGAGGCCACCCGGGAGCGGGTGCTGCGCGCGGCCCGGGAACTGGAGTACCGGCCCAGCGCGCTGGGCCGCGGCCTGAAGACCCGCCGCACCGGCAGCGTCGGCCTGGTCGTCGGGGAGATCACCGACCCGTTCTGCGCCGAGCTGGCCGCCGGGGTGCTGGCCTGCGCCCGCACCCTGGGCGAGCACGTGCTGCTGGAGGCCTCCCACGGCGACCCCGGCCGGGAGGCCGAGATCGTCGACCGCCTGGTGGAACAGCGGGTGGACGGCGTCATCGCCACCCCCGCCGCCGAGGGCGACTGGTGGCGCTCGGCGCTGCGGGCCGGCATCGCGGTGGTCTTCGTCGACCGCGCGCCAAAGGAGCTGCCGCAGATCCCCGCCGTGCTGGCCGACGACGCGGCCGGGGTGCGCGCGACCGTGGAGTACCTGGCCGGATTGGGCCACCGGCGCATCGGCTTCCTGGGCACCGGCGACCCGGCCGCGCCGGCGGAGGCCGGCGGCGTCCGGGAGACGACGTTCCGCACCGCGCTGGCCGAGCTGGGACTGCAGGTGGAAGCAGACCTGGTGGTGCGGGCCCGGCCCGGCCGCGACAGCGCGCTGGCCGCCGCGGCGGCCCTGCTGCAGCGCCGCCCGGACATGACCGCGGTGCTGGCGGCCGGGCACCTGCTGGGCGAGGCGGTGGTGCTGGTGGCGCGGGAGCTGGACCTGCGCGTCCCCGCCGATTTGTCGATCGCGATGGTCGACGACGTGTCGTGGGCGGAGTTGTGCGACCCGCCGCTGACGGCGCTGGCCCGTCCCGCCCGCGACATGGGGTACCGGGCCTGTGAGGTGCTGCGGCGCGACCCGGCGCGGCGGGAGCGGGCCCGTCCGGTGGTGCTGCCCACCGAGCTGGTGATCCGCGGCAGCTGCGGCCCGCCCTCCCGCACACCGGCCGTGCGAAGTGCCCGAACACGCTAA
- a CDS encoding DUF3616 domain-containing protein: MIVERRVELRFAEESQAAETHTNLSAVRQDGRCLWVAGDETATVERLTAEFDENGQVTGYGDQRTIALADFVELPAGRDEEADIEGLARADGWLWAIGSHSLKRKRIKPGHSDRKSRKRLATVVREENRHILVRLPLVTGPDGLPQVVAADGDRTAAVLGGRGDSLTDLLADDPHLAPFLSIPSKDNGIDIEGIAAVGDRIYVGLRGPVLRGWAVLIEISPETDPDDPGRLRLRPLDSGELYHTHFLDLGGLGIRDLCPDGDDLLILTGPTMSLSGPVRVVRWPNAAKVAAPDIVHADELTVVGNLPHGDGEDHAEGIAVLDETHGDGPTLLVVYDSPAGERLTDHGGIYADVVSFSR; the protein is encoded by the coding sequence CGCTTCGCCGAAGAGAGCCAGGCCGCCGAGACGCACACCAACCTCTCGGCCGTCCGCCAGGACGGCCGCTGCCTGTGGGTGGCCGGCGACGAGACCGCCACCGTCGAACGGCTCACCGCCGAGTTCGACGAAAACGGGCAGGTCACCGGCTACGGCGACCAGCGCACCATCGCACTGGCCGACTTCGTCGAACTGCCCGCCGGGCGCGACGAAGAGGCCGACATCGAAGGGCTGGCCCGCGCCGACGGCTGGCTGTGGGCGATCGGCTCCCACAGCCTCAAGCGCAAGCGCATCAAGCCCGGCCACAGCGACCGCAAGTCCCGCAAACGGCTGGCCACCGTGGTCCGCGAGGAAAACCGGCACATCCTGGTGCGACTGCCGCTGGTCACCGGCCCCGACGGGCTGCCGCAGGTGGTGGCCGCCGACGGCGACCGCACCGCCGCGGTGCTGGGCGGACGCGGCGACTCGCTGACCGACCTGCTGGCCGACGACCCTCACCTGGCGCCGTTCCTGTCCATCCCCAGCAAGGACAACGGCATCGACATCGAAGGCATCGCCGCCGTCGGCGACCGCATCTACGTCGGGCTGCGCGGCCCGGTGCTGCGCGGCTGGGCCGTGCTCATCGAGATCAGCCCCGAGACCGACCCGGACGACCCGGGCCGGCTGCGGCTGCGCCCCCTCGACAGCGGGGAGCTCTACCACACCCACTTCCTGGACCTGGGCGGGCTGGGCATCCGCGACCTGTGCCCCGACGGCGACGACCTGCTCATCCTCACCGGCCCCACCATGTCGCTGAGCGGCCCGGTCCGCGTGGTCCGCTGGCCGAACGCCGCCAAGGTCGCCGCCCCCGACATCGTGCACGCCGATGAGCTGACGGTCGTGGGGAACCTGCCGCACGGCGACGGCGAGGACCACGCCGAGGGCATCGCCGTCCTGGACGAGACCCACGGCGACGGGCCGACCCTGCTGGTGGTCTACGACAGCCCCGCCGGGGAGCGGCTCACCGACCACGGCGGCATCTACGCCGACGTGGTCTCCTTCTCCCGCTGA
- a CDS encoding Lrp/AsnC family transcriptional regulator produces the protein MDRQIIALLARDGRMSFTDLAKETGLSVSAVHQRVRRLQKRGVIKGFTAQLDAEQIGLPLTAFVSIKPIDPAAPDDAPERLAHLPQIEACHSVAGEESYILKVRVATPNDLEELLQQIRAAANVSTRTTVVLSTPYEDRPPPL, from the coding sequence ATGGATCGTCAGATCATCGCTTTGCTGGCCCGCGACGGCCGGATGAGCTTCACCGATCTGGCCAAGGAGACCGGGCTGAGCGTGTCGGCGGTGCACCAGCGGGTGCGGCGGCTGCAAAAACGCGGAGTGATCAAGGGTTTCACGGCCCAGCTGGACGCCGAGCAGATCGGGCTGCCGCTGACGGCGTTCGTGTCGATCAAGCCGATCGACCCGGCGGCTCCCGACGACGCCCCCGAGCGTCTGGCGCACCTGCCCCAGATCGAGGCCTGCCACTCGGTGGCCGGGGAGGAGAGCTACATCCTCAAGGTGCGCGTGGCCACCCCCAACGACCTGGAGGAACTGCTGCAGCAGATCCGGGCGGCCGCCAACGTCTCCACCCGCACCACCGTGGTGCTCAGCACCCCGTATGAGGACCGCCCGCCCCCGCTGTGA
- a CDS encoding TIGR03619 family F420-dependent LLM class oxidoreductase produces the protein MLIGFAVPVAGPWATPANQVRIARRAEELGYHSLWTLQRLLVPVGGDPRAETYRNVGDPLVTLAYLAGLTSRIRLGVAVVNLPFYSPVLLAKQAATLDQVSGGRLELGLGLGWMPQEFTATGASMQRRGARAEEFLAALRSLWTEEISSYAGEFYTIPPSRLEPKPLQRPAPPILLGGKSAPALRRAGRLADGWISSSTADLTTIGEQIELVRTAAAEAGRDPDALRFVCRGAVRVRPDAGADRPPLTGSYEQLRADFADLAAQGVTELFVDLNFDPQLAGPDADPAAAMERAEETLEALRPAG, from the coding sequence ATGCTGATCGGTTTCGCGGTGCCGGTGGCGGGCCCCTGGGCGACCCCGGCCAATCAGGTCCGTATCGCCCGGCGCGCCGAGGAGCTCGGCTACCACTCGCTGTGGACGCTGCAGCGGCTGCTGGTGCCCGTCGGCGGCGACCCCCGCGCCGAGACCTACCGCAATGTCGGCGACCCGCTGGTCACCCTGGCCTACCTGGCGGGCCTGACCAGCCGGATCCGGCTCGGCGTGGCCGTGGTCAACCTGCCCTTCTACTCCCCTGTGCTGCTGGCCAAGCAGGCCGCCACACTCGACCAGGTCAGCGGCGGGCGGCTGGAGCTGGGACTGGGGCTGGGCTGGATGCCGCAGGAGTTCACCGCCACCGGGGCGTCCATGCAGCGGCGGGGCGCGCGGGCCGAGGAGTTCCTGGCGGCGCTGCGGTCGCTGTGGACCGAGGAGATCAGCTCCTACGCCGGGGAGTTCTACACGATCCCGCCGTCGCGGCTGGAGCCCAAACCGCTGCAGCGGCCCGCCCCGCCGATCCTGCTGGGCGGCAAGAGCGCCCCGGCGCTGCGCCGGGCCGGGCGGCTGGCCGACGGGTGGATCAGCTCCAGCACCGCCGACCTGACCACGATCGGCGAGCAGATCGAGCTGGTCCGCACGGCCGCCGCCGAGGCCGGACGGGACCCGGATGCGCTGCGGTTCGTGTGCCGGGGGGCGGTGCGGGTGCGTCCGGACGCCGGAGCAGACCGGCCCCCGCTGACCGGGTCGTATGAGCAGCTGCGCGCCGACTTCGCGGATCTGGCCGCCCAGGGCGTCACCGAGCTGTTCGTGGATTTGAACTTCGATCCGCAGCTGGCCGGGCCGGACGCCGACCCGGCCGCGGCCATGGAGCGCGCCGAGGAGACGCTGGAGGCGCTGCGCCCGGCGGGCTGA